Proteins encoded in a region of the Zea mays cultivar B73 chromosome 2, Zm-B73-REFERENCE-NAM-5.0, whole genome shotgun sequence genome:
- the LOC100273938 gene encoding Plant UBX domain-containing protein 8-like, whose translation MARPLQEAIDTFISITGADEAVAVRKLEEHGGDLNRAINSHFNDGDSILNGISQNTMPTSHDDMMDLDGPLDNTFQRSLFPENFRDPFALMDPNFQHQFFDRVGSTDGVTRGPLVSHPREVREIPIEVKDSDPQTSPSGQAPVIEDVTGHESSNGLEVHETIIIDDEDSGLLSAPSAPHASVPSNTSSEPTAPPLVHVNDYDDDIEEEMIRAAIEASKKDSEGLANIAEQGDQHQEGVNLGEHSSDKAVMRTTDGIVERQVLASGKAGTSRQPIDEESFQEETEDVEEQPLVRRRSRRAPSENTELAQMPHPGASPVLNNHQSSGGDFPSEWGGISSEEHDEAVMLEAAMFGGVFGRPMHPFSMPSHRSSTYYPQITHSSSPALAEQRLLREQQDDEYLASLQADQEKELKALQDAELHRLEETTTREVALKKQKQEQEERRKKQLEEEELESSLASKQASLPSEPPPDAEGAVTVVVRMPDGSRQGRCFLKTDKLKFLFDFLDIGRICKPGTYRLVRTYPRRTFTSSEGDVSFSDLGLTSKQEALFLEQITE comes from the exons ATGGCAAGGCCGCTGCAGGAAGCGATCGATACCTTCATCAGCATCACGGGGGCGGACGAGGCCGTCGCCGTACGCAAGCTCGAG GAACATGGTGGTGACCTTAATCGAGCAATAAATTCGCATTTCAATGATGGAGACAGCATATT GAATGGGATCAGTCAAAACACCATGCCCACTAGTCATGATGATATGATGGACCTGGATGGACCCCTTGATAatacatttcaaagatctttgttCCCAGAGAATTTTCGTGACCCTTTTGCTCTAATGGATCCAAATTTTCAGCACCAATTTTTTGACAGGGTTGGCTCCACTGATGGTGTCACTCGTGGACCGCTAGTTTCACACCCTAGAGAGGTGAGGGAGATTCCTATAGAAGTTAAGGATAGTGATCCTCAAACAAGTCCATCTGGCCAGGCCCCTGTTATTGAGGATGTTACTGGACATGAGTCTTCAAATGGCCTTGAAGTTCATGAAACTATCATAATTGATGATGAGGACAGCGGATTGTTATCTGCGCCATCTGCTCCACATGCTAGTGTTCCTAGCAATACATCTTCTGAGCCCACTGCTCCTCCACTGGTTCATGTTAATgactatgatgatgacatagaagaGGAAATGATTAGGGCAGCAATTGAAGCTTCAAAGAAGGATTCTGAAGGACTGGCAAAT ATAGCAGAGCAAGGAGACCAGCATCAAGAGGGAGTGAATTTGGGGGAACATTCTTCTGATAAAGCAGTCATGAGAACCACAGATGGAATAGTTGAGAG GCAAGTACTAGCTTCAGGAAAGGCTGGAACATCTAGGCAACCAATAGATGAAGAGAGCTTCCAAGAGGAGACTGAAGATGTAGAAGAACAACCGCTAGTTAGACGTCGTTCTCGGCGTGCCCCCTCTGAGAACACCGAGCTAGCACAAATGCCGCACCCAGGAGCTAGCCCTGTTCTGAACAATCACCAGTCTAGTGGAGGTGATTTCCCATCTGAG TGGGGTGGCATTTCTTCTGAGGAACATGATGAAGCTGTTATGCTTGAGGCTGCAATGTTCGGCGGAGTTTTTGGAAGACCAATGCATCCTTTCTCCATGCCTTCTCACAGAAGCTCTACTTATTATCCCCAAATAACTCATTCTTCATCACCAGCATTAGCTGAACAGCGGTTATTAAGAGAGCAGCAG GACGATGAGTACCTTGCGTCACTACAAGCTGATCAAGAAAAAGAGTTGAAGGCCTTACAGGATGCTGAGCTCCATCGCCTAGAAGAAACAACTACAAGAGAAGTTGCTCTTAAGAAACAGAAGCAAGAGCAGGAGGAAAGGCGTAAAAAGCAACTTGAGGAAGAG GAGCTAGAGTCCAGTCTCGCTTCCAAGCAAGCATCATTACCATCAGAACCGCCTCCAGACGCAGAGGGTGCCGTGACAGTTGTAGTCCGCATGCCTGATGGCAGTCGACAGGGGCGTTGCTTTCTCAAAACTGATAAACTTAAG TTCCTATTTGATTTCTTAGACATTGGGAGGATTTGCAAGCCAGGGACCTACAGATTG GTGAGGACATACCCGAGGCGCACGTTTACGAGCAGTGAGGGGGACGTATCGTTCAGTGATCTTGGCTTAACAAGCAAGCAGGAAGCCCTATTTCTAGAACAGATCACAGAGTAG